In a genomic window of Zingiber officinale cultivar Zhangliang chromosome 9B, Zo_v1.1, whole genome shotgun sequence:
- the LOC122024442 gene encoding afadin- and alpha-actinin-binding protein-like codes for MAGTLSDFDLGASSAPPFGIREHAFADDGNLEHCVKYLNQTLVTFGFSASLDLFATDPVSVARTCNCIYSLLQQRQRDIEFREGSNEQKQRLQSDISRLEAKVERLESQLAAKDRELATLTRMEAKNKASLKTQMEKLQQERDEFQKMVIGNQQVRTQQMHEMKKKEKEYMKLQERLNQVLAEKKKESRSGMEIMNLLQKEGRQRGTWNGKKADSDFYKMIVDAYEVKKQELMTENSDLRALLRSMQMDMRDFLNAPNGLPQQTYAVNEKQDVESPQSPLGGRTDVFDLPFHMARDQIEESLRTKMSSIKERMTQLQDAQKGAEVTCEATERELELEAQLVEARSIIQEQASIMSKRFAKTDKPRRLSSHFDAEREIIHPTSAEEV; via the exons ATGGCGGGGACTCTCTCCGACTTCGATCTCGGG GCATCTTCGGCGCCTCCATTCGGGATCCG GGAGCACGCCTTCGCGGATGATGGGAACCTGGAGCATTGCGTCAAGTACCTAAACCAGACGCTAGTGACCTTTGGATTCTCCGCCTCCCTCGATCTCTTTGCCACGGATCCC GTCTCCGTTGCGAGGACTTGCAACTGTATTTATTCTTTACTTCAACAGAGGCAGCGGGACATCGAATTTAGAGAGGGCTCTAATGAACAGAAACAAAG ATTGCAATCTGATATTTCAAGATTAGAGGCAAAAGTTGAAAGACTTGAGTCACAATTAGCTGCAAAAGATAGGGAGCTAGCCACTTTAACCCGAATG GAGGCTAAAAATAAAGCAAGTCTGAAAACTCAGATGGAGAAGTTGCAGCAGGAACGAGATGAATTTCAAAAGATGGTCATTGGAAATCAG CAAGTGCGTACACAACAAATGcatgaaatgaagaagaaggaaaaggaataCATGAAGCTGCAG GAGAGACTAAATCAAGTGTTAGCAGAGAAAAAAAAGGAGTCTCGGTCAGGGATGGAGATAATGAACCTATTGCAG AAAGAAGGACGTCAGCGTGGGACATGGAATGGAAAGAAAGCTGACAGTGACTTCTATAAGATGATA GTTGATGCATACGAAGTGAAGAAGCAAGAGCTGATGACAGAGAATTCTGATCTGAGGGCTTTGTTACGGTCTATGCAG ATGGATATGCGTGACTTTCTCAATGCTCCAAATGGCCTACCACAACAAACTTATGCTGTGAATGAAAAACAGGATGTAGAATCTCCTCAATCCCCATTAGGTGGAAGAACG GATGTTTTTGATCTACCTTTTCATATGGCTAGAGATCAGATAGAAGAGAGTCTGCGGACTAAGATGTCTTCAATAAAG GAAAGGATGACACAGTTGCAAGATGCACAAAAGGGAGCAGAAGTAACTTGTGAAGCAACTGAAAGGGAACTTGAGCTTGAAGCTCAACTAGTTGAAGCTAGAAGCATCATTCAAGAACAG